Proteins encoded by one window of Nitrospiraceae bacterium:
- a CDS encoding ATP-dependent 6-phosphofructokinase gives MEQKLKIAINTGGGDAPGLNAVIEAVAMSAYNRNWEVYGIKNGYTGLIDTEEIIHLTPDKVRHISNLGGTIIGTTNKGNPFHMPITNKSGQIEYQDLSDTVIENFKKLCFDCLIAVGGDGSMKIAYDFYKKGIPVICLPKTIDNDLTETVVTFGFDTAVSIATEAIDRLHSTAQSHDRVMVVEVMGRNSGWIALNSGISGDADVILIPEIPFDIEKVCKHIMSAELNGQRYAIVVVAEGAAPIGSEPLYKQTSGKEKVLGGIGEFVAAKIAEKTGKDTRSIVLGHLQRGGSPTTFDRLISLRFGAAAIRMIADKQFGIMVALDPPDIKAVPIEKVIGKIKHVPLDCDSIKTARNIGISFGD, from the coding sequence ATGGAACAAAAACTGAAGATAGCAATAAACACCGGAGGCGGCGACGCACCCGGTCTGAATGCTGTAATAGAAGCAGTAGCCATGTCAGCTTATAACAGAAACTGGGAAGTCTACGGAATAAAAAACGGTTACACAGGGCTTATTGATACAGAAGAAATAATACATCTCACGCCTGATAAAGTCAGGCACATATCAAATCTAGGCGGCACGATCATAGGGACAACAAACAAAGGCAATCCTTTTCACATGCCGATAACAAATAAATCCGGTCAAATCGAATATCAGGATTTATCAGACACAGTCATCGAGAACTTCAAAAAACTCTGTTTTGACTGCCTCATTGCTGTCGGAGGCGACGGGAGCATGAAGATAGCATATGATTTTTACAAAAAAGGCATACCTGTAATCTGTCTGCCAAAAACAATAGACAATGACCTGACTGAGACAGTAGTAACCTTTGGATTTGACACAGCAGTAAGCATTGCCACTGAGGCAATCGACCGCCTTCATTCAACAGCACAGTCTCACGACAGGGTAATGGTCGTTGAAGTAATGGGAAGAAATTCAGGATGGATTGCGCTTAACAGCGGAATTTCAGGTGATGCAGATGTAATACTAATACCGGAAATACCTTTTGATATTGAAAAAGTCTGCAAGCACATTATGTCAGCTGAATTGAACGGCCAGAGATATGCTATAGTTGTTGTTGCTGAAGGCGCAGCTCCAATAGGCAGCGAGCCTTTATACAAACAAACCAGCGGCAAAGAAAAGGTTCTTGGAGGAATCGGAGAATTTGTTGCAGCAAAGATCGCTGAGAAAACAGGCAAGGATACAAGGTCTATCGTCCTTGGACATCTTCAGCGCGGTGGCTCGCCAACAACATTTGACAGATTGATATCCCTTCGTTTTGGCGCTGCTGCAATACGCATGATTGCAGACAAACAATTCGGAATTATGGTTGCGCTAGATCCTCCTGATATCAAGGCAGTTCCAATAGAAAAGGTAATAGGGAAAATCAAACATGTACCGCTTGACTGCGATTCTATCAAGACAGCAAGAAATATCGGTATTTCTTTCGGAGACTAA
- a CDS encoding DUF3617 domain-containing protein translates to MIRSSFVVLIVLGFVLSAVPVFSAPNMQDGLWEITTTTDIPGMPAGMSKPVKQKSCLTKSDAVPKQKDSDCKVTSSKISGNTVAWDVSCKNGGVVSEGMVIYSGDKFDGTSITTVNQGGQTMKIKSRMDGKRIGPCK, encoded by the coding sequence ATGATCAGATCAAGCTTTGTTGTTCTTATTGTTTTAGGTTTTGTTTTATCAGCAGTTCCGGTTTTTAGTGCGCCTAATATGCAAGACGGATTATGGGAAATAACTACCACCACTGATATCCCAGGCATGCCTGCTGGAATGTCCAAGCCCGTAAAGCAAAAATCCTGCCTTACTAAGAGCGATGCTGTTCCTAAGCAAAAAGACTCGGACTGTAAAGTCACAAGTTCAAAGATATCAGGCAATACAGTTGCATGGGATGTCAGCTGCAAAAATGGAGGAGTTGTTAGTGAAGGTATGGTAATTTATTCAGGAGATAAATTTGACGGAACTTCCATTACCACTGTTAATCAGGGTGGACAGACGATGAAGATTAAGAGCAGGATGGACGGCAAACGTATTGGACCTTGCAAGTAA
- a CDS encoding YqhA family protein, translating to MLRKIEHIIEFILWESRLVVFFAVVASILSAIMLVVIGCFDVYLVIEEALHSFSSKEAYDLFHQDSITHIISAIDSYLIATVLLIFGIGLYELFISKIERAEKDSRSSKILVIHTLDQLKEKLAKVIVMVLIVTFFKYAVNFKYDSIQNLLYLSAGILFISIALFVIGKNHDSKNKED from the coding sequence ATGCTTCGCAAAATTGAACACATAATTGAATTTATTTTATGGGAAAGCAGACTTGTAGTATTTTTCGCGGTTGTGGCAAGCATTCTTTCTGCAATAATGCTGGTGGTAATAGGGTGCTTTGATGTTTACCTTGTTATTGAAGAGGCTTTACATTCATTTTCCAGCAAAGAAGCATACGATTTATTTCATCAGGATTCAATCACGCATATCATAAGCGCAATTGATTCCTATCTAATAGCCACAGTTCTTCTTATATTCGGGATTGGATTGTATGAACTCTTTATAAGCAAAATAGAGCGTGCTGAAAAAGACAGCAGATCATCGAAAATACTTGTTATACACACGCTTGACCAGCTAAAGGAAAAGCTGGCAAAGGTGATAGTAATGGTTCTTATTGTTACTTTTTTCAAATATGCCGTGAATTTCAAGTACGATTCAATACAGAATCTGCTGTATCTCAGCGCCGGAATATTGTTTATATCAATAGCGCTTTTTGTAATTGGCAAGAACCATGATTCAAAAAACAAGGAAGATTAA
- a CDS encoding diguanylate cyclase: MNISKSYRLYAVTIILLLTSIGVIAFKAAYMHDDVVKSEKHRFRSFKLAMELFQSSEDLTRMARSYVSTGNPVYKKRYFEILDIRNGKVARPKNYLATFWYLAGTGKGVVELGEPIALQELMRREGFTEQEFTLLRESQANSDHLVKMEKQAFAAVKGLYDNGKGNFTVRRAPDRAYAVSLMFSKKYYDEKAQIMAPIQKFMDLVDERTKVELSTNTSKLRRYILLIQLLIILTLLVVAIKIKQMYRNVLHPLARLSRQISEFAKGNYTARSDISSADEIGELCRYFNNMADTLESDIKRRINAEDVLRKSEEQQRLLLNSTGEAIYGIDLQGNCTFANPSCLRTLGYSDLKQLLGKNMHRLIHHSYSDGNPMPVEVCRIYKAFHVGKGEHVDDEVLWRANGTSFPAEYWSYPQIEDGNVCGAVVAFVDITERKQAEEKIKHSEEKLKEAQHIAQMGNWELDIMKKTLLWSDGIYEIFEINPIKFGASYEAFLDLIHPDDREMVDQTYTKSLKKRTPYEISHRLLMKDGRIKWVNEICRTEYDRQGNPLKSFGIVQDITEQKQSEEKIQYMATHDTLTDLPSLRLAKDRLHMAINSARRYNKLSGVMFIDLDGFKNVNDTFGHEAGDDVLRQVAKRLSLCIRKTDTAARVGGDEFLIILTELQKPEDAEIIAKKIIKLISEPYILAKDKAFIGASIGISIFPEDADDIESLIKLADEAMYKIKNSGKNNYLFAGHAK, translated from the coding sequence ATGAACATAAGTAAGTCTTACAGGCTGTATGCTGTCACGATCATCCTGCTTCTTACAAGCATCGGTGTCATTGCTTTCAAGGCTGCTTATATGCATGATGATGTTGTCAAGAGTGAAAAACATCGTTTTCGATCGTTTAAGCTCGCTATGGAATTATTTCAAAGCTCTGAAGACCTGACCCGCATGGCGCGCAGTTATGTCTCAACAGGCAATCCTGTTTATAAAAAACGCTATTTCGAAATACTGGATATTCGTAATGGCAAAGTTGCTCGTCCTAAAAATTATTTAGCCACATTCTGGTATCTCGCCGGCACAGGCAAGGGTGTTGTTGAGCTTGGCGAGCCTATAGCTCTGCAGGAATTAATGCGGCGTGAAGGTTTTACAGAACAGGAATTTACCCTGTTGAGAGAATCTCAGGCGAATTCAGATCATCTGGTCAAAATGGAAAAACAGGCTTTTGCCGCTGTAAAAGGACTATATGATAACGGCAAAGGAAATTTCACAGTTCGTCGTGCGCCGGACCGCGCATATGCAGTAAGCCTTATGTTTAGCAAGAAATACTACGATGAAAAAGCACAGATAATGGCTCCGATCCAGAAATTTATGGATTTGGTAGATGAGCGTACTAAAGTTGAATTAAGCACTAACACATCAAAGCTGCGTCGATATATTTTACTTATTCAACTCTTGATCATCCTTACATTGTTAGTAGTGGCAATAAAAATCAAACAAATGTATCGCAATGTCCTGCATCCTCTTGCCCGCTTGAGCAGACAGATATCTGAATTTGCCAAGGGCAACTACACTGCGCGCTCTGACATCTCTTCTGCTGATGAAATAGGAGAGCTGTGCAGATATTTCAACAATATGGCTGATACTCTCGAATCAGACATTAAACGAAGAATAAATGCAGAAGATGTATTAAGAAAAAGCGAAGAGCAGCAGCGCCTTCTGCTTAACTCTACTGGAGAGGCAATTTACGGCATTGACCTGCAAGGCAACTGCACCTTTGCAAATCCATCATGTTTGAGAACACTAGGATATTCAGATTTGAAGCAGCTGCTCGGCAAAAACATGCATCGACTGATACATCATTCATATTCGGATGGAAATCCGATGCCTGTTGAAGTCTGCAGAATATATAAGGCATTCCACGTGGGGAAAGGCGAACACGTTGACGATGAAGTTTTGTGGAGGGCAAACGGCACCAGTTTTCCTGCAGAATACTGGTCGTATCCTCAGATAGAAGACGGCAATGTATGCGGCGCAGTGGTTGCATTTGTTGATATAACTGAACGCAAACAGGCGGAAGAAAAGATAAAGCATAGCGAAGAAAAACTGAAAGAAGCACAGCATATTGCGCAAATGGGGAATTGGGAATTAGATATAATGAAGAAGACACTTCTATGGTCGGATGGCATATACGAAATATTTGAAATCAATCCCATAAAATTTGGAGCTTCGTACGAGGCTTTCTTAGATTTAATTCATCCTGATGACCGTGAGATGGTTGATCAGACTTATACCAAGTCATTGAAGAAAAGAACTCCTTATGAAATCTCGCATCGTTTATTAATGAAAGACGGACGGATCAAGTGGGTAAACGAAATCTGCCGTACCGAGTACGACAGACAGGGTAATCCGCTAAAATCCTTTGGAATTGTTCAGGATATCACAGAGCAAAAACAGTCTGAAGAAAAGATACAGTACATGGCTACCCATGACACCTTGACAGACCTGCCGAGTCTGAGACTGGCAAAAGACAGACTGCATATGGCGATTAATTCAGCGCGAAGGTATAACAAATTGTCTGGTGTAATGTTCATTGACCTTGACGGATTCAAAAATGTTAATGATACTTTTGGTCATGAAGCAGGTGATGATGTGCTGAGGCAAGTGGCAAAACGGCTCAGTCTTTGTATCCGCAAAACTGATACTGCCGCTCGCGTTGGAGGAGATGAGTTCTTAATAATCTTAACAGAACTGCAAAAGCCTGAGGATGCTGAGATTATTGCTAAAAAAATTATAAAACTTATATCAGAGCCATACATTCTTGCAAAAGATAAGGCTTTTATAGGAGCCAGTATCGGCATATCCATATTTCCGGAAGATGCTGATGATATTGAGAGTCTGATCAAACTTGCTGACGAAGCAATGTATAAAATCAAGAACTCCGGTAAAAACAATTACTTATTTGCAGGTCATGCAAAATAA
- a CDS encoding N-acetylmuramoyl-L-alanine amidase: MKKTMLVSIVSLVLVSSVFSQVKTNVTVRAGKHISPAGEITRIVFETEDESFIKNSTVKISGTQLVIEFSKPFGITPQKNFQFETSIKDRMLTVDLAKPFEAKVMRLNAPPRLVVDILPSQPKTAADQKPVVTDIIPKTDMAAAQRVIVIDPGHGGYDAGLISNVTKEKDAALAIAKDIESLLVKRGKAVFLTRRSDQYVSIRDRALSANQRVPEIFISIHFSKSDNFVLYSPKISYFIRELTLSEAYSLGLRQKQFLKKSKMLADAMTKAIKEEYGSIGVAQRDMPLPILNSVGGPAILIEIPVSRFANLDQKVRAKIAETIIKGFSYYVQ, encoded by the coding sequence ATGAAAAAGACGATGCTGGTTTCTATTGTTTCCTTAGTATTAGTTTCAAGTGTTTTCAGTCAGGTAAAAACAAATGTGACTGTAAGGGCAGGGAAGCATATTTCGCCTGCTGGGGAGATCACTCGTATTGTTTTTGAGACTGAGGATGAATCTTTCATAAAAAACTCCACTGTAAAAATATCGGGAACTCAGCTCGTTATTGAATTCTCAAAACCTTTTGGAATAACTCCACAAAAAAATTTCCAGTTTGAGACATCGATAAAAGATCGTATGCTTACAGTTGACCTCGCCAAACCATTCGAGGCAAAAGTCATGAGACTGAATGCTCCTCCCCGTCTTGTAGTGGACATCCTGCCGTCACAGCCAAAAACAGCTGCTGATCAAAAGCCTGTTGTTACAGACATAATTCCAAAAACAGATATGGCTGCTGCGCAAAGGGTTATTGTGATTGATCCGGGACACGGAGGATATGACGCTGGATTAATAAGCAATGTTACCAAGGAAAAAGACGCAGCGCTCGCAATTGCAAAAGATATTGAGAGTCTTTTAGTAAAAAGAGGCAAGGCTGTTTTTCTTACAAGAAGAAGCGACCAATATGTATCTATCAGAGACAGGGCGTTGTCTGCAAATCAAAGGGTCCCCGAAATATTTATAAGCATACATTTTTCCAAGTCTGACAATTTCGTTTTATACTCTCCAAAAATTTCATATTTCATAAGAGAATTAACTCTGTCTGAGGCATACAGTCTGGGACTGAGGCAGAAACAATTTTTGAAAAAGAGTAAGATGCTTGCAGATGCCATGACCAAGGCGATTAAGGAGGAATACGGCAGCATAGGGGTTGCACAAAGAGATATGCCTCTTCCTATACTAAATTCAGTAGGCGGACCTGCTATACTCATTGAGATCCCTGTCTCAAGATTCGCAAATCTGGATCAAAAGGTGCGTGCAAAGATTGCAGAAACAATCATCAAGGGATTTTCATATTATGTTCAATAA